A single genomic interval of Lacrimispora sphenoides JCM 1415 harbors:
- a CDS encoding serine dehydratase subunit alpha family protein, whose amino-acid sequence MERECNKYRAYVQILKEELLPAMGCTEPIALAYAAAIARKALGQIPDQVVVAASGSIIKNVKSVIVPNTGHLKGIPAAVAAGIVAGNPERELEVIAEVSPEQMVQMREFMKEREITVEHLDQGINFDILITLYKGSSYSRVRIAGYHTNIVLIEKDGIIQEKKEATLEEEALTDRNLLNMEDIWDFINSVDISDIQEILDRQIRYNWAIAEEGLKESYGANIGKVLLKNAGDDLSARAKAMAAAGSDARMNGCGLPVVINSGSGNQGITVSVPVIVYAKALKASEEKLYRALALSNLAAIHQKTPIGRLSAYCGAVNAGAGAGAGIAYLCGGGYEEVIHTIVNALAIVSGIVCDGAKSSCAAKIASSIEAGILGYNMYMQGQQFFDGDGIVTKGVEATLRNVGRLGREGMRETNKEIIRIMIEV is encoded by the coding sequence ATGGAAAGGGAATGTAATAAATACCGCGCCTATGTGCAGATACTGAAGGAAGAACTGCTTCCCGCCATGGGCTGTACCGAACCGATCGCCCTGGCTTATGCCGCCGCAATAGCCAGAAAAGCTCTGGGGCAGATACCTGATCAAGTGGTGGTGGCAGCCAGCGGAAGCATTATTAAGAATGTGAAATCTGTGATCGTTCCCAACACAGGCCATTTAAAGGGCATTCCTGCGGCAGTGGCGGCGGGGATTGTGGCAGGGAATCCGGAAAGAGAGCTGGAGGTCATAGCTGAGGTCTCGCCAGAGCAGATGGTACAGATGAGAGAATTTATGAAAGAACGAGAGATCACGGTGGAACATCTGGATCAGGGGATTAATTTTGACATCCTTATTACCCTGTATAAGGGATCGTCCTATAGCAGGGTACGGATTGCGGGTTACCACACCAACATCGTCCTCATTGAAAAGGATGGGATCATACAAGAGAAAAAGGAAGCGACTTTGGAAGAAGAGGCGCTGACTGACCGGAATTTACTCAATATGGAGGATATCTGGGACTTTATCAATTCCGTGGATATCTCTGACATACAGGAGATCCTGGACCGGCAGATCCGTTACAACTGGGCCATTGCCGAAGAGGGGCTTAAGGAAAGCTATGGAGCCAATATCGGCAAGGTACTTCTTAAAAATGCGGGAGATGACTTATCCGCCAGGGCAAAGGCCATGGCAGCTGCAGGTTCTGATGCCAGAATGAATGGCTGCGGACTGCCGGTGGTTATCAATTCCGGAAGCGGAAATCAGGGGATCACCGTTTCCGTACCTGTCATCGTATATGCAAAGGCCTTAAAGGCCAGCGAAGAGAAATTATACCGGGCCTTAGCCTTATCCAATCTGGCCGCCATTCACCAGAAAACTCCCATCGGCAGATTATCCGCCTATTGCGGAGCCGTCAATGCAGGAGCCGGGGCCGGAGCTGGAATTGCCTATCTCTGCGGAGGAGGCTATGAGGAAGTCATCCATACCATAGTCAATGCGCTTGCCATTGTCTCCGGTATCGTATGCGATGGGGCAAAGTCCTCCTGTGCGGCAAAGATCGCATCTTCCATAGAAGCCGGAATTCTAGGTTACAATATGTACATGCAGGGACAGCAGTTCTTTGACGGCGATGGGATCGTCACCAAAGGCGTGGAGGCTACCCTTCGGAATGTCGGAAGACTGGGGAGAGAAGGAATGAGGGAAACCAACAAGGAAATTATACGGATTATGATAGAGGTGTAA
- a CDS encoding Gfo/Idh/MocA family protein: MEALKIGIMGTGRIASVLANTMLQMPQVVLLGAASRSLEKAEEFTARFSIERAYGSYEELVKDPDIQLIYIATPHSEHCSNAKLCLENGKHVLCEKAFAANYAQAKEMTDLAEEKNLMITEAMWVRYMPMAKTLKEVLNSGVIGEPMTLTANLCYLVSDKPRLIKPELAGGALLDVGVYTLNFASIVFGDEITDIKSSVIKTDSGVDAQNSITLCYPGGKMAILNSSLRVLSDRMGVIYGTKGYLVVENVNNFETIRVYNASRELVETHIRPEQISGYEYQIEASGEAIRNGWTECPQMPHKATLDVMRVMDELRRQWGIRYPFEA, from the coding sequence ATGGAAGCGTTAAAAATCGGAATCATGGGAACAGGCAGGATCGCATCGGTACTGGCAAATACAATGCTTCAGATGCCTCAGGTAGTTCTGTTGGGAGCAGCCTCCAGAAGCCTGGAAAAAGCGGAAGAATTTACGGCACGTTTTTCCATTGAAAGGGCTTACGGCTCTTATGAGGAACTTGTGAAAGACCCGGATATTCAGCTGATCTACATTGCAACACCTCATTCTGAGCATTGCAGCAATGCGAAGCTATGCCTGGAAAATGGAAAGCATGTTCTCTGCGAAAAAGCCTTTGCTGCCAACTATGCTCAGGCCAAGGAGATGACCGATCTGGCGGAGGAAAAAAATCTTATGATAACGGAAGCCATGTGGGTACGTTACATGCCTATGGCAAAAACCCTGAAAGAGGTTTTAAACTCAGGCGTTATCGGTGAGCCTATGACCCTTACGGCAAATCTCTGTTATCTGGTTTCTGACAAGCCGCGCCTAATAAAGCCGGAGCTTGCAGGGGGAGCCCTTCTTGATGTAGGAGTGTACACTCTTAATTTCGCTTCCATTGTTTTTGGTGATGAGATTACAGATATCAAATCCAGTGTGATTAAGACTGACAGCGGAGTGGACGCCCAGAACAGCATAACCCTATGCTATCCTGGAGGAAAGATGGCAATCTTAAACAGTTCCCTGCGGGTGCTCTCCGACCGTATGGGAGTCATATACGGAACCAAGGGATACCTTGTAGTTGAGAATGTCAATAATTTTGAGACCATCCGGGTTTATAATGCCAGTAGGGAGCTGGTTGAAACTCACATCAGGCCGGAACAGATATCAGGATATGAATACCAGATTGAAGCCAGCGGGGAAGCCATTAGAAACGGCTGGACAGAGTGTCCCCAGATGCCTCATAAGGCAACCCTGGACGTAATGAGGGTCATGGATGAGCTAAGAAGACAGTGGGGAATCCGCTACCCGTTTGAGGCATAA
- a CDS encoding LysR family transcriptional regulator, with product MELREIKTFLEVANRKSFCRAAEKLGYSQAAVTVQIKQLERELKVHLFDRIGKQTTLTHEGETFYEYAAEVVKNLTHVKNILSVSPELTGRLVIGTIESICSTLFPPLIQEFHRHYPLVNVSIVVDSPDALLTMMNHNTIDLVYFLDKRMYDSKWVKVMEKPENIIFAASKDHPFGMETCLTIDQVISQPMILTEKDASYRLMLEQYLAAYGKKVHPFLEIGNTEFIIKLLRSNAGISFLPEFTICRDIKEGTLMPLNMKDFHLHSWRQMVYHKDKWISREMKAFIGLVQRMEQECKGEAPLDIPKE from the coding sequence ATGGAACTTCGGGAAATAAAGACATTTTTAGAGGTGGCAAACCGGAAAAGTTTTTGCAGGGCGGCTGAAAAGCTGGGCTATTCCCAGGCTGCTGTCACCGTACAGATCAAACAGCTGGAACGGGAACTAAAGGTTCATTTGTTTGACCGGATCGGGAAGCAGACGACCCTGACTCATGAGGGGGAAACCTTTTATGAATATGCGGCTGAGGTGGTAAAGAACTTAACCCATGTAAAAAATATTTTATCCGTATCCCCGGAGCTTACAGGAAGGCTGGTGATCGGGACCATAGAGTCCATCTGTTCTACCTTGTTTCCGCCCCTCATTCAGGAGTTCCACCGCCATTATCCCTTAGTCAACGTAAGCATTGTCGTGGACTCCCCTGATGCGCTTCTTACCATGATGAACCATAACACCATTGATCTGGTGTATTTCCTTGATAAGCGCATGTATGATTCAAAATGGGTGAAAGTGATGGAAAAGCCTGAAAACATTATTTTTGCAGCTTCAAAGGACCATCCCTTTGGAATGGAAACATGTCTCACCATAGATCAAGTCATTTCGCAGCCCATGATCCTTACGGAAAAGGATGCCAGCTACCGGCTTATGCTGGAACAGTATCTTGCTGCTTATGGAAAAAAGGTTCACCCCTTTCTGGAGATCGGCAATACAGAATTCATCATCAAGCTTCTCCGCAGCAACGCAGGGATCTCTTTTCTTCCGGAATTCACCATTTGCAGGGATATTAAGGAAGGAACCTTAATGCCTCTTAACATGAAGGATTTTCACTTGCACTCCTGGAGGCAGATGGTTTATCACAAGGATAAATGGATCAGCAGGGAGATGAAGGCATTTATTGGACTGGTTCAAAGGATGGAGCAGGAGTGCAAAGGGGAAGCCCCTCTGGACATTCCAAAAGAATAA